Proteins encoded by one window of Paenibacillus sp. DCT19:
- a CDS encoding KGG domain-containing protein, translating into MARPQMSEHKMTREEAGRLGGKATSKKYDRSFYQTIGKKGGEATSDAHDTDFYKEIGRKGGIATSETHDKEFYREIGRKGGSN; encoded by the coding sequence ATGGCACGTCCACAAATGTCTGAACACAAAATGACTCGCGAGGAAGCAGGGCGATTGGGGGGCAAAGCCACCTCAAAAAAATATGATCGTAGCTTCTACCAAACCATTGGTAAAAAAGGCGGTGAAGCGACCTCCGATGCCCATGATACAGACTTTTATAAAGAGATTGGACGCAAGGGCGGAATCGCCACTTCCGAGACGCATGATAAGGAATTCTATCGAGAAATTGGACGCAAAGGTGGAAGCAACTAA
- a CDS encoding acyltransferase family protein — protein sequence MNIRTTRIDDPDSFFYNLRFMLIVCVLVGNALEPIIARFAGAETLFLWIYTFHMPLFVWVTGYFARHSLQGESGKRVLQHIAIQYVLFQSLYALMDFTVFHTPHMRLSFFAPYLLLWFLASHFCWRLLLRVTLSWKPIYRLIGSIILGIIAGYLPVDGFWLSFCRTFVFLPFFIIGYDYGTAIRSHIKSNWSRYVAALFSVGVLILIGIGGIPLSPGWLLGSMTYAELGHSEWYAGIYRLGVYGVQFGSAALFLAWVPTLTSRITEMGRRTLYVFLLHGFLVRFVIWSGVYNYMESSLYIPVIIVIAVLFAVMLAHPAVRHTFRPLIEPNLSRFTFHRQEVSKRSA from the coding sequence ATGAACATTCGGACAACACGTATCGATGATCCAGATTCGTTTTTTTACAATTTAAGATTCATGCTCATCGTCTGTGTTCTTGTAGGTAACGCACTCGAACCAATTATTGCACGTTTTGCTGGAGCAGAGACATTGTTCCTGTGGATATATACGTTTCATATGCCATTATTCGTCTGGGTAACTGGGTATTTTGCTAGACACTCTCTTCAAGGAGAATCGGGTAAACGTGTGCTTCAGCACATCGCTATCCAATATGTACTATTTCAATCCTTGTACGCATTGATGGATTTCACCGTGTTCCACACACCACATATGCGCTTATCTTTTTTTGCACCTTACTTGTTATTATGGTTCCTAGCCAGTCATTTCTGCTGGAGGCTCTTGCTTCGTGTCACATTATCTTGGAAACCGATCTATCGGTTGATTGGCTCCATTATTCTTGGAATCATCGCTGGATATTTACCTGTAGACGGTTTCTGGCTCAGCTTCTGTCGCACATTTGTATTCCTTCCGTTCTTTATCATCGGTTATGACTACGGAACAGCCATTCGCTCCCATATAAAATCAAACTGGAGTCGTTATGTAGCTGCACTATTCTCCGTGGGTGTACTCATTTTGATTGGTATAGGGGGAATTCCGCTCTCACCTGGCTGGCTGCTGGGAAGTATGACTTATGCTGAACTAGGTCATTCCGAATGGTATGCAGGCATCTACCGTCTGGGCGTGTACGGTGTACAGTTTGGGTCAGCTGCATTATTTCTAGCTTGGGTTCCTACACTCACTTCCAGAATAACAGAAATGGGACGCCGCACCCTGTATGTGTTCCTCTTGCACGGATTTCTCGTTCGTTTCGTGATCTGGTCTGGCGTATATAATTATATGGAAAGTAGTTTATATATTCCGGTCATCATTGTGATCGCAGTCCTGTTCGCTGTTATGCTTGCACATCCGGCGGTTCGCCACACATTCAGACCGCTTATTGAACCCAATCTTTCGCGTTTCACCTTCCATCGTCAGGAGGTTTCCAAACGCTCTGCATGA